The genomic interval ATCCGTCGAGCTTGAATTTTCCAGTCATAAGCCCCTGTATAGGGTCTATTTCACCTTTTATGAGTTTTACCCAGTTTGAGTACTTTCCCATGTACTTGAAAGTTGCTTTTGGAACATCGCTTTCAGCCTTGCCCACCTTCGAATCTATGCACTTGCCAGCCTTCAGGTTCAAATAAAGGTACCATGAGTCATTATAAGTTTCATCGGGCTGAACAACAAATGTTAGAGAATCATCCCATGTTTTTCCTGCCTCAGCATAAGCTGGATTAGAATTTAGCTTTTCTGTATACTCTTTTGCCCATTCATCACTTGGAAATTTTGCCATATTAAATATAAATGATATTATTATATTAATTTTCTTACCTGGAAATTAACCATTGCGGCATATCCATACATATTTAGCAGTTTCACAGGCTATCAATACTTTAAAATGGATATAAAAAATTGATATAATGTATGAACAGTATCAAAGAAACAGTTTTTCAACTGTTTTTTCTGTATTTACAACAAGCACTTTTGGCACATCTCCATCCCGTAGCCACTCAAGGTCTGAAAGGTTTTCATCGGCCGTACGTGTCTCTACTCCAAAGCCCTTTGCAACAGATTCTATGTCAAGGTTCAGCTGGAAATAATCTTTTTTCTCCATATCCGGATAATAACTTTTTGAAAAGCTTTTGAGTATATTGTATCCACTGTTGTTGAGAACCAGGAATTTAACAGGTATATTATAATGCTTTGCAGTCCACAACCCCTGCACAGTGTACATGAATGCGCCATCACCAATAATTACCAGAGTTTTTTTGTTATTCATCCCTATTCCGAGGGCCGCTGCTGTAGCCCATCCAAGCTGGCCTGATTTTGCCGTATAGTATTTCCTGTATCCG from Ferroplasma acidiphilum carries:
- a CDS encoding SCP2 sterol-binding domain-containing protein produces the protein MAKFPSDEWAKEYTEKLNSNPAYAEAGKTWDDSLTFVVQPDETYNDSWYLYLNLKAGKCIDSKVGKAESDVPKATFKYMGKYSNWVKLIKGEIDPIQGLMTGKFKLDGSMMKIMRYTNAAKEMVNTAKMVDSQF